The Sporosarcina luteola genome contains a region encoding:
- a CDS encoding FAS1-like dehydratase domain-containing protein — protein MVYADPRLEQIKNTKFDAFTYTIEKGKIKEFAIALGYNSKSYLNGNAVPPTFPTVVEFWGGQISISKVLGLNLSKVLHGEQSYEYVGVIKVGDEITVHTEVEEVFTKAKMNLIVLKKKFMNQHGELVLISRSTIIERH, from the coding sequence TTGGTCTATGCTGATCCGCGTTTAGAACAGATCAAAAATACGAAGTTTGATGCATTCACCTATACGATTGAAAAAGGGAAAATAAAGGAATTTGCAATCGCCCTTGGCTATAACAGTAAAAGCTACTTGAATGGTAATGCAGTGCCGCCGACTTTTCCGACTGTCGTTGAATTTTGGGGCGGGCAAATTTCCATCTCAAAAGTGCTCGGTTTGAACTTGTCCAAAGTGCTGCACGGGGAGCAAAGTTACGAGTATGTCGGCGTGATAAAAGTAGGGGATGAAATCACCGTGCATACTGAGGTCGAAGAAGTTTTTACGAAAGCAAAGATGAATTTGATCGTGTTGAAAAAGAAGTTTATGAATCAGCACGGGGAATTGGTACTTATCAGCCGCTCAACAATTATTGAAAGACATTAG
- a CDS encoding acyl-CoA dehydrogenase family protein, whose translation MAYQLTDEQVMIKETLVKFLEKEIAPMVEEYERNEKPVTKEIVQKLVPFGFLGGLLPEEAGGHGLDYTTYFTMIEELSRVWPSLRATVGISNSVLTHIYEYGTEEQKEKHLGPLLRGEKLGFFALTEPNVGSDASSVEMRAELKDEKWILNGTKIFITNGLEGEIGIVIAQTDKTLGNKGIAALLIDKEETSFLATKIEKMGTVSCPFAELVFENSEVPAENVLGNVGEGLKQGLKFLNSARAMVAYIATGISQACLDASIKYVKERHQFGKPIGSFQLIQEKISEMITLTNAMRLLGQQASSLLDQGKDAKVECSMAKYFATDRVLRVAEEALQIHGGYGYTKEFPVERYYRDIRYFTIAEGTNEMQKLIIGREVLGISAFV comes from the coding sequence ATGGCTTATCAATTAACGGATGAACAAGTAATGATTAAAGAGACATTGGTGAAATTTCTTGAAAAGGAAATTGCACCAATGGTGGAAGAATACGAAAGAAATGAAAAACCTGTTACAAAGGAGATTGTGCAGAAGCTTGTCCCGTTTGGCTTTTTGGGTGGGCTGCTACCTGAGGAAGCAGGCGGCCATGGTCTGGATTATACAACCTATTTTACAATGATAGAAGAATTATCCCGTGTATGGCCTTCTTTAAGGGCGACGGTCGGCATTTCCAACTCCGTCCTCACGCATATCTATGAATATGGGACGGAGGAACAGAAGGAAAAACACTTAGGTCCATTGCTGCGCGGGGAAAAGCTAGGTTTCTTTGCCCTCACGGAACCGAATGTCGGATCGGACGCATCAAGCGTTGAAATGCGTGCTGAATTAAAGGATGAAAAATGGATTCTGAATGGCACTAAAATCTTCATCACCAACGGCTTGGAAGGTGAAATTGGCATTGTCATCGCACAGACAGATAAAACATTAGGGAATAAAGGAATTGCAGCTTTGCTAATTGATAAAGAAGAAACATCTTTTCTAGCTACAAAAATCGAGAAAATGGGTACTGTAAGTTGCCCGTTTGCTGAACTGGTTTTCGAAAACAGTGAAGTCCCTGCTGAAAATGTTCTAGGCAATGTAGGAGAAGGATTGAAACAGGGATTGAAGTTTTTGAACAGTGCACGTGCCATGGTTGCATATATCGCCACAGGCATTTCTCAAGCTTGTTTGGATGCTTCCATTAAATATGTGAAGGAGCGCCATCAATTCGGGAAGCCGATTGGGAGTTTTCAATTGATTCAGGAAAAGATAAGTGAAATGATTACGTTGACGAATGCGATGCGCTTGCTCGGGCAGCAAGCAAGCTCCTTGCTTGACCAAGGGAAAGATGCAAAAGTGGAATGTTCAATGGCGAAATACTTTGCAACGGATCGCGTACTAAGAGTAGCGGAAGAGGCTTTGCAGATCCATGGAGGATACGGGTATACAAAAGAGTTTCCTGTAGAGCGCTATTATCGTGATATCCGGTACTTTACCATTGCTGAGGGAACAAACGAAATGCAAAAATTGATCATCGGACGAGAAGTGTTAGGCATATCCGCTTTTGTGTGA
- a CDS encoding MaoC/PaaZ C-terminal domain-containing protein, whose amino-acid sequence MTVSRHLETLQKEEITHTQIVRYAGASGDFNPIHTVVPFAQEAGLGDVIAHGMMIMGFVGQAIEGWFPSDRLENFTVRFKAMTRPGEKIMINGCVTDDAGDQLHCEASAANEAGEVKVEAKFTIRIQR is encoded by the coding sequence TTGACGGTAAGCCGGCATTTAGAAACGTTGCAGAAAGAAGAGATCACCCATACACAGATCGTCCGGTATGCAGGGGCATCAGGTGATTTCAACCCGATCCATACGGTCGTCCCTTTTGCGCAAGAGGCGGGGCTAGGCGACGTCATTGCACATGGCATGATGATTATGGGCTTTGTTGGCCAGGCGATTGAAGGTTGGTTCCCATCGGACCGGTTAGAAAACTTTACAGTCCGTTTCAAGGCGATGACGAGACCCGGTGAAAAGATCATGATCAACGGTTGTGTTACGGATGATGCGGGCGACCAGCTGCATTGTGAGGCATCTGCTGCCAATGAAGCGGGAGAAGTGAAAGTGGAAGCGAAGTTCACAATCCGCATACAGCGATAG
- a CDS encoding enoyl-CoA hydratase/isomerase family protein, translating to MRYEHYHSIDIRMNGAVCIVSLNKPELRNALAEEMREELKDFFRTANDDHSIRSIVLTGRGNVFSAGGDLKALQQLDSKEIQNRMEKSQELIRLMLRLQKPVIAAVHGAAAGAGFSLALACDMIIAAKSAVFIQSFVKIAVVPDLGALHFLPQLVGRHKAMELMLLGEKVHADEMQKMDVVNRVVEDEELFEETLRVARQMAENPVLAMGLIKQMATSDTLEELEKTFEAEKQSQSICFESDDFKEGVEAFFEKRKPVYH from the coding sequence ATGCGGTATGAACATTATCATTCAATCGACATCCGGATGAATGGAGCAGTCTGTATCGTTTCATTGAATAAACCTGAATTGCGCAATGCGCTTGCCGAGGAGATGCGAGAAGAATTGAAGGATTTCTTCCGTACAGCAAATGACGATCATTCGATCAGGTCGATCGTGTTGACAGGAAGAGGAAACGTGTTTTCAGCGGGCGGCGATTTAAAAGCTCTTCAACAATTAGATTCTAAAGAGATTCAAAACAGGATGGAAAAAAGCCAAGAACTGATCCGACTCATGCTTCGTCTACAAAAACCGGTCATCGCTGCAGTCCATGGTGCGGCTGCAGGTGCCGGCTTCAGCCTGGCGCTTGCGTGCGATATGATTATTGCAGCGAAATCAGCGGTTTTCATACAAAGTTTCGTCAAAATTGCCGTTGTTCCCGATTTAGGGGCGCTGCATTTCCTCCCGCAGCTAGTTGGCAGGCATAAAGCGATGGAGCTGATGCTTCTTGGGGAGAAAGTGCATGCGGATGAAATGCAGAAGATGGACGTCGTCAATCGTGTGGTTGAAGATGAAGAACTGTTCGAGGAAACATTGCGTGTTGCAAGGCAAATGGCAGAAAATCCAGTATTGGCAATGGGGCTTATTAAACAAATGGCAACTTCCGATACCTTGGAAGAATTGGAAAAGACGTTCGAAGCTGAAAAGCAGTCACAAAGCATCTGTTTCGAATCCGACGATTTCAAAGAAGGGGTAGAAGCGTTTTTCGAAAAACGAAAACCCGTCTATCATTGA
- a CDS encoding SDR family NAD(P)-dependent oxidoreductase — protein sequence MGLLDGKVAIVTGAGRGIGRETALVFAENGAIVVISDLDTQPAAEVESEIVKNGGQALAICGDITNSEFPRLLIEKTVEKFGRIDILVNNAGVTRDSLIHKMTDEQFLQVLDIHLVAPFRLIREAAPYMREAAKKEIEQGIVNYRKIINVSSVSGLRGNVGQANYSSAKAGVVGLTKVVAQEWGRYNINSNAVAFGFIETRMTQSLESSEDQTGVPDKVRQMFIDKVPQKRTGQPREAAEGILYLASPLSNYVNGQVLQINGGSYT from the coding sequence ATGGGGCTATTAGATGGGAAAGTTGCGATTGTTACAGGAGCGGGAAGAGGGATCGGCAGAGAAACTGCATTAGTGTTCGCGGAAAATGGCGCAATTGTTGTCATTTCAGATTTGGATACACAACCTGCGGCTGAAGTGGAAAGCGAAATCGTGAAAAATGGAGGCCAGGCCCTTGCGATTTGTGGGGATATTACAAATTCGGAGTTTCCGCGTCTATTAATTGAAAAAACGGTAGAGAAGTTTGGAAGAATCGATATTTTAGTGAATAACGCAGGTGTGACACGTGATAGTTTAATCCATAAAATGACAGATGAACAGTTTCTACAAGTGCTGGACATTCATTTGGTCGCACCTTTCCGATTAATCCGCGAGGCGGCTCCTTATATGCGTGAAGCAGCAAAAAAGGAAATCGAACAAGGGATTGTGAATTACCGGAAAATCATTAACGTATCATCCGTTTCAGGTCTCCGGGGGAATGTGGGACAAGCAAACTACTCGTCCGCCAAAGCGGGAGTTGTCGGATTGACGAAAGTAGTTGCCCAGGAGTGGGGCCGTTATAACATCAATTCGAATGCTGTCGCGTTCGGGTTCATCGAAACGAGGATGACACAATCACTTGAGTCTAGTGAAGACCAGACAGGCGTTCCAGATAAGGTGAGGCAAATGTTTATCGATAAAGTCCCTCAAAAAAGGACCGGGCAGCCGCGGGAAGCAGCGGAAGGGATCCTGTACCTTGCTTCTCCATTGTCCAATTATGTGAATGGCCAAGTGTTACAAATTAACGGTGGTTCTTACACTTGA
- a CDS encoding long-chain-fatty-acid--CoA ligase, protein MRRKWHDFYPEGIPYDVEIPTDVSIYDTFEEAVEKSPSSLAVIDEELVMTYSELQVATERLAKYLYKQGIKKGDHVAVMLPNCAEYVVCYFALQRLGCTQVQVNILYQSSELTHILNDSKAKWIVCDDAQVPKLKAIELSSEIEKIVFDAERDLFQRICFHDEETANIQLPNVPINPMEDVAFIQYTGGTTGNAKGVMLTHYNIVGYIIQNRVFYFLRENEEITLGNTPMAHVMGIGYLNLTIAVGGTYIIVRRFNILKVKELLLKYAPTIFIGAPTIYIALLNSDEIDDDDLKSLKICTCGTAPLPLEVIKEFEERSGAQIMEGYGMSEVLVTHRNPLSQKKTGSIGIPIPGVDCKIVKLEDRNVEVPAGEEGELLIKGPQVMKGYWNNPDETAQALIDGWMATGDIAVMDEDGYFFIVGRKKDLIIASGYNIYPIEVENVVYEHPAVFEACVFGVPDSYRGETVKCVIVLKEGQKMTEEEIISFCKERLATYKVPKIFEFRKSLPKTAVGKIMKRQLMKEELMK, encoded by the coding sequence ATGAGAAGAAAATGGCATGATTTTTATCCTGAAGGGATTCCTTATGACGTGGAAATTCCAACGGATGTATCAATTTACGATACCTTCGAAGAGGCAGTTGAAAAATCCCCATCATCACTCGCTGTCATTGATGAGGAACTTGTGATGACCTATTCGGAATTACAGGTAGCCACGGAGCGTCTTGCTAAATATCTTTATAAGCAGGGTATAAAAAAAGGCGATCACGTCGCGGTGATGTTACCGAATTGTGCAGAATACGTCGTGTGCTATTTTGCCCTTCAACGGCTTGGCTGCACGCAAGTCCAAGTAAATATACTCTATCAGTCGAGCGAACTTACCCATATCTTGAATGATAGTAAGGCAAAATGGATTGTATGTGATGACGCCCAAGTCCCTAAATTAAAGGCAATCGAATTGAGTTCAGAAATTGAAAAAATTGTTTTTGACGCGGAAAGAGATTTATTTCAACGTATCTGCTTTCATGATGAGGAGACAGCAAACATCCAATTGCCGAATGTCCCAATCAATCCAATGGAGGACGTCGCCTTCATTCAATACACAGGCGGCACAACCGGTAATGCAAAAGGTGTAATGCTGACACATTATAACATTGTCGGCTATATCATTCAAAACCGTGTATTCTACTTTTTAAGGGAAAATGAAGAGATTACACTCGGCAATACACCAATGGCTCATGTAATGGGGATTGGCTACCTTAATCTTACAATCGCTGTGGGTGGTACCTATATTATTGTGAGACGGTTTAACATCCTAAAAGTGAAAGAGTTGCTGCTAAAATATGCTCCTACTATTTTTATCGGCGCGCCAACCATTTATATCGCTTTACTGAACAGTGATGAGATTGACGACGATGATTTAAAAAGTTTGAAAATATGTACATGCGGAACAGCACCGTTACCGTTGGAAGTGATCAAGGAATTTGAAGAACGTTCTGGTGCGCAAATTATGGAAGGCTATGGAATGTCAGAAGTACTTGTTACACATCGCAATCCACTATCGCAAAAAAAGACTGGTAGTATCGGGATTCCAATCCCGGGCGTCGATTGCAAAATCGTCAAGCTGGAAGATCGAAATGTGGAAGTTCCCGCAGGCGAAGAAGGGGAATTGCTGATCAAAGGACCGCAAGTGATGAAGGGATACTGGAACAACCCGGATGAAACCGCTCAAGCATTGATTGACGGATGGATGGCAACGGGCGACATCGCGGTGATGGATGAAGACGGCTATTTCTTTATTGTGGGAAGAAAAAAAGATTTGATCATTGCAAGCGGCTATAATATTTATCCGATAGAGGTTGAAAATGTAGTTTATGAACATCCTGCCGTATTTGAAGCGTGTGTGTTCGGCGTGCCAGATTCGTATCGTGGAGAAACGGTTAAATGTGTTATTGTGCTGAAGGAAGGTCAAAAGATGACTGAAGAAGAAATCATATCCTTTTGCAAAGAAAGGCTTGCAACGTATAAAGTGCCGAAAATTTTTGAATTCCGTAAGTCTCTTCCTAAAACAGCGGTCGGAAAAATAATGAAACGGCAACTGATGAAAGAAGAGTTAATGAAATGA
- a CDS encoding NAD(P)H-dependent flavin oxidoreductase, whose protein sequence is MDILDGKEKKIIGKTTIPVIMAPMFLVSSPESVIEACKAGIIGTFPLLNARSPEALENWFQTIREALDSVKHNTSEIISPWGVNLIVHKTNRQLDVHLEAIRKYEPPIVITSLGNPQAIVDIVHDYGGVVLSDVISTKHARKAAEAGVDGLILVCNGAGGHGGTLNSFAFVAEVKQFWKGLTIVAGCISNGRDIAALRALGADFAYMGTRFIAAKETMADDQYKEMLLEATATEILYTDAISGVKGNYLIPSIVNAGLDPENLQKKRGFNSDFRENEPKAWKNIWGAGQGVGAIKEIQSIAAIVEKLQEEYLQALKRLQHF, encoded by the coding sequence GTGGACATATTGGATGGGAAGGAAAAGAAGATAATCGGGAAGACAACTATACCGGTCATCATGGCACCAATGTTCCTAGTCTCTAGCCCAGAATCGGTCATCGAAGCTTGCAAAGCAGGTATAATCGGGACATTTCCCCTGCTGAATGCACGGAGTCCCGAAGCGCTGGAAAATTGGTTTCAGACGATTCGTGAAGCATTGGATTCGGTGAAACACAATACGTCAGAAATCATTTCGCCATGGGGAGTCAATCTTATTGTACATAAGACGAACAGGCAGCTAGATGTACATCTGGAGGCAATTCGAAAATACGAGCCTCCGATTGTCATTACTTCACTTGGCAATCCGCAGGCGATTGTTGATATTGTCCATGATTATGGTGGCGTCGTCCTGTCGGATGTCATCTCCACCAAGCATGCCCGAAAAGCGGCAGAAGCGGGTGTGGATGGGCTCATCCTCGTCTGCAACGGTGCAGGTGGTCATGGTGGCACACTGAACTCTTTTGCATTTGTGGCGGAAGTAAAGCAATTTTGGAAAGGGCTTACAATTGTAGCGGGCTGCATTTCGAACGGCCGGGACATTGCTGCTCTTCGAGCGTTAGGAGCGGATTTCGCTTATATGGGTACGAGATTCATAGCGGCGAAGGAAACGATGGCGGACGATCAGTATAAGGAAATGCTACTTGAAGCTACAGCGACGGAGATTCTTTACACCGATGCCATCTCGGGAGTTAAAGGGAATTATTTGATTCCTAGCATCGTGAATGCGGGTCTCGATCCAGAAAACTTACAAAAGAAACGGGGTTTCAACTCCGACTTCCGGGAGAATGAACCGAAGGCTTGGAAAAACATTTGGGGCGCTGGGCAAGGCGTTGGAGCAATCAAGGAAATCCAATCGATTGCAGCAATCGTGGAAAAATTACAGGAGGAGTATCTTCAGGCGTTGAAGCGATTACAGCATTTTTAA
- a CDS encoding lipid-transfer protein has protein sequence MKRKVKVIGVDMVKFVKPGMQDPYEVMASKAIKGAIKDAGIEFKEIEHAYASYVYGDSTSGQAALYKVGVSGIPVFNVNNNCSSGSTALFLARQAVENGIVECALAFGFEEMKPGALSTVYGDRTTPMKAFVDRLEELMPGYSLESPRAARMFGSGGMEYIEKYGASPDIFAKVAVKTRSHAIHNPYSMFDKPLTVEEVQNSPMIFPPYLTRFCACPPSCGAAAAIICSEDFAKKHGHEDAVEIIAQAMATDNELTFTTGAMNLVGADMTKRAASQVFEQAGIGVEDIDVVELHDCFTPNEVITYEGLGLCEEGGAEKFINDGDNTYGGKFVVNPSGGLMSKGHPIGATGLAQCTELVWQLRGVTGKRQVEHARVALQHNLGLGGAVIVTMYKKT, from the coding sequence ATGAAAAGAAAAGTCAAAGTGATTGGCGTCGACATGGTGAAGTTTGTAAAGCCCGGTATGCAGGATCCATACGAAGTGATGGCATCCAAAGCGATTAAAGGTGCAATTAAAGATGCGGGAATTGAGTTCAAAGAAATAGAACATGCCTATGCCAGTTATGTTTATGGTGACAGTACTTCTGGACAAGCGGCCTTGTATAAAGTCGGTGTAAGCGGGATACCTGTTTTTAACGTCAATAATAATTGTTCATCCGGCTCTACGGCTCTATTTCTGGCCCGGCAGGCAGTCGAGAACGGTATTGTTGAATGTGCGCTAGCGTTCGGCTTTGAAGAGATGAAGCCCGGAGCGCTTTCGACAGTGTACGGAGATCGAACGACGCCGATGAAGGCATTTGTCGATCGATTAGAAGAGTTGATGCCTGGTTATTCATTGGAATCTCCACGTGCAGCTAGAATGTTCGGATCTGGCGGAATGGAATACATCGAAAAATATGGGGCGAGCCCGGATATTTTCGCCAAAGTGGCGGTGAAGACGCGCAGCCATGCCATTCATAATCCTTACTCGATGTTCGACAAGCCTTTGACAGTTGAGGAAGTGCAGAATTCACCGATGATTTTCCCTCCCTACTTGACAAGATTCTGTGCATGCCCACCATCTTGCGGTGCCGCGGCTGCAATTATCTGCAGCGAGGATTTCGCGAAAAAGCATGGGCATGAGGATGCTGTCGAAATTATCGCCCAGGCGATGGCTACAGATAACGAGCTGACATTTACAACAGGTGCGATGAATTTGGTAGGAGCGGACATGACGAAACGGGCTGCGAGTCAAGTATTCGAACAAGCGGGTATCGGTGTAGAAGACATTGATGTCGTCGAACTGCATGACTGCTTCACCCCGAACGAAGTGATCACCTATGAAGGGCTTGGCCTATGCGAAGAGGGGGGAGCCGAGAAGTTCATCAATGACGGTGACAATACGTACGGTGGAAAGTTCGTTGTCAATCCTTCGGGCGGCTTGATGTCCAAAGGCCATCCGATCGGAGCGACCGGTTTGGCGCAATGTACCGAATTGGTCTGGCAGCTTCGGGGAGTGACCGGTAAAAGACAAGTGGAACATGCGCGCGTAGCTTTGCAACACAACCTTGGTCTTGGCGGTGCGGTCATTGTGACGATGTATAAAAAAACATGA
- a CDS encoding electron transfer flavoprotein subunit beta/FixA family protein, protein MNIYVLVKRTFDTEEKIAVKDGKIVEDGAEFIINPYDDYAIEEAIQIRDAHGGEVTVLTLGDEEAEKQLRTALAMGADKAILINTEDLDEMDEFTSAKIIAHYLNDKKADLILAGNVAIDGGSGQVGPRVAELLEINYVTTITSLEIDGSSVKIVRDVEGDSETLETSLPLLVTAQQGLNEPRYPSLPGIMKAKKKPLEELDFDNLDIDEGDVKAKTETLEVYLPPQKAAGRVLDGDIAAQVHELISLLHSEAKVI, encoded by the coding sequence ATGAACATTTATGTACTGGTTAAACGGACATTCGATACAGAAGAGAAAATCGCGGTGAAAGACGGGAAAATTGTAGAGGACGGGGCAGAGTTTATCATCAACCCGTACGATGATTATGCAATTGAGGAAGCGATTCAAATTCGTGACGCACATGGCGGTGAAGTGACGGTCTTGACACTCGGCGATGAGGAAGCGGAAAAGCAATTGCGCACAGCACTCGCAATGGGGGCGGACAAAGCAATTCTTATCAATACGGAAGATCTTGATGAAATGGACGAATTCACGTCGGCGAAAATCATCGCACACTATTTGAATGACAAAAAGGCAGATCTGATTCTTGCAGGAAACGTTGCAATCGATGGCGGTTCAGGTCAAGTCGGTCCGCGAGTCGCCGAATTGTTAGAAATCAACTATGTGACTACCATCACCAGCTTGGAAATAGATGGTTCATCCGTGAAAATCGTGCGTGACGTCGAAGGAGATTCCGAGACACTCGAAACGTCACTCCCATTGTTGGTGACTGCGCAACAAGGCTTAAACGAGCCACGTTATCCTTCTTTGCCTGGCATCATGAAGGCGAAGAAGAAACCGCTTGAAGAGCTGGACTTTGACAATCTGGACATCGACGAAGGCGATGTGAAAGCAAAAACGGAAACGTTGGAAGTATACTTGCCACCACAAAAAGCGGCAGGCCGTGTACTGGATGGCGACATTGCAGCGCAAGTACATGAGCTTATCTCTTTGCTCCATTCAGAAGCAAAAGTCATTTGA
- a CDS encoding MBL fold metallo-hydrolase yields MYEKIGPIEIFGDNSSKVPFCTTLLLTNNRESALLECGAGFDSLKYIEKNYFVRDIYLTHHHIDHVWGVPFFPQASVHINYFDFEKASDIYAISHADGMLAVQDEATLQFWLKQQENRHFGGVSVGKRTIQADCIYPMDKPIEIAGIDVHFIHAPGHSEGYTVPYIEKYGIAYVGDFDLTSFGPFYNELEAEIDDFITSAKKVGNLDAKYFVTGHHKGIVSKKEYNEKVIDFLNIIEKRHEKISWCIRNGVSPDQLIEQDIFYRKEQREGSILRLKNEVIGIYKHLQQLLRDDEVCTQFVETFIQNHIARPEYLKW; encoded by the coding sequence ATGTATGAAAAAATCGGGCCCATTGAAATTTTTGGAGACAATTCAAGCAAAGTGCCGTTTTGTACGACGCTGCTACTGACGAACAACCGGGAATCCGCATTATTGGAATGCGGAGCCGGTTTCGACAGTTTGAAGTATATTGAAAAAAACTATTTCGTGCGTGATATTTACTTGACCCATCATCACATCGATCACGTGTGGGGCGTCCCGTTTTTTCCGCAAGCTAGCGTGCATATCAATTATTTTGATTTTGAAAAAGCTTCGGATATCTATGCCATCTCGCATGCGGACGGAATGCTGGCAGTGCAAGATGAGGCGACACTTCAATTTTGGTTGAAGCAACAGGAAAACAGGCATTTCGGAGGCGTTTCTGTTGGAAAACGTACAATTCAGGCGGATTGTATATACCCGATGGATAAGCCGATTGAAATTGCGGGTATCGATGTACATTTTATCCACGCCCCAGGCCATTCGGAAGGGTATACGGTTCCATATATTGAAAAATACGGTATTGCCTATGTTGGGGATTTCGACTTGACATCCTTTGGTCCATTTTACAATGAATTGGAAGCCGAAATTGACGATTTCATCACTTCTGCAAAGAAAGTTGGGAATCTTGATGCCAAGTACTTTGTAACCGGACATCATAAAGGGATCGTTTCCAAAAAGGAGTATAACGAAAAAGTCATCGATTTTTTGAATATCATTGAAAAGCGGCATGAGAAAATTTCCTGGTGTATCCGTAATGGGGTCTCCCCGGATCAATTGATTGAACAAGACATTTTTTATCGGAAAGAACAACGTGAAGGTTCGATTTTACGTTTAAAGAATGAAGTCATCGGCATCTATAAACATTTGCAACAGTTGCTGAGGGATGATGAAGTTTGTACGCAATTTGTTGAGACGTTTATTCAGAACCATATTGCTAGGCCGGAATACTTGAAATGGTAG
- a CDS encoding CaiB/BaiF CoA transferase family protein yields the protein MLEGIKVVDLTNLLPGPFATNILAELGAEVIKVERPDGGDPARHMIPGLFETLNRQKTSVVLDLKNKKDQETLRELIENSDVLIEGFRPGVMERLGFGKEDVAKLNPELIYCSISGYGQNGPYRDLPGHDLNYLAVAGVLSISGQPNGAPEAAGGIQIADLAASLYATISILGALLNKVRTNSGGVYLDVSLVESALALMGPRIAEYYGRNEPTKSDFMSRGAYNAFLTKDLKYISIACVEEKFWETFCETVGMKEYLLDNLFNSWTKRMENAEIINRKIETIIAQKTLSEWLAIFNEVDLPVSRVNMINDLLRDSHLKYRNAIIEEGDRVIIPYPVKMALQK from the coding sequence ATGCTAGAAGGAATCAAGGTTGTGGACTTGACGAATTTATTGCCGGGTCCTTTTGCAACGAATATTTTGGCGGAATTAGGGGCCGAAGTGATAAAAGTGGAGCGGCCTGATGGCGGTGATCCGGCTCGTCATATGATTCCGGGGTTATTTGAAACATTGAATAGACAAAAAACGAGTGTAGTGCTCGACTTGAAAAACAAGAAAGATCAGGAAACACTCAGGGAATTGATTGAAAATAGTGATGTTTTAATTGAAGGTTTTAGACCAGGGGTTATGGAAAGATTAGGTTTTGGGAAAGAGGATGTTGCAAAACTTAATCCTGAACTCATTTATTGTTCCATCTCGGGCTACGGGCAAAATGGACCGTACCGCGATCTTCCGGGACATGATTTGAACTACTTGGCGGTCGCTGGTGTCCTTAGTATCAGCGGGCAACCGAATGGCGCTCCGGAAGCGGCGGGAGGTATTCAAATAGCAGATCTTGCTGCCTCACTCTATGCGACGATTTCAATTTTAGGTGCATTATTGAACAAGGTGCGTACGAATTCAGGCGGCGTTTATCTCGATGTATCTTTGGTAGAAAGTGCGCTTGCTTTAATGGGTCCCCGCATTGCGGAGTATTATGGAAGGAACGAACCAACCAAGTCCGATTTTATGAGCAGGGGCGCATACAACGCATTTCTGACGAAAGACTTGAAATATATTTCTATTGCTTGTGTGGAAGAGAAGTTTTGGGAAACCTTTTGTGAAACGGTTGGAATGAAAGAATATTTACTCGACAATTTGTTTAACAGTTGGACGAAGCGGATGGAAAATGCTGAAATTATTAATCGGAAAATTGAAACGATAATTGCTCAAAAAACATTGTCCGAATGGCTGGCGATATTCAATGAAGTCGACTTACCTGTCAGTCGTGTCAACATGATCAACGATTTGTTGAGAGATTCGCATTTGAAGTATAGGAATGCAATCATCGAAGAAGGTGATCGGGTAATAATCCCGTATCCAGTGAAAATGGCGCTTCAAAAATGA